The DNA segment GGGTAGACCTGCAATAAGATATCTGGCACCTTCCTTTGTAGGCCTTTTATTAGTAATGGGGGCAGAGTCAGTTTCTGACCCCATATCACTTTACGAAATTTATTCCGCTTCAAACTCAGCGAAATCTGACTTACGAATCTTGGCGTGAATGCCTTTTGTCTTATCCACGACTTGAGAAACAGCAAAGTCAGTGTTCGCGCTCAAGTACGCCAACGCGATTTCTTCGCTGATCCCATACTGGTTCACTAAGAAACGAATTGATTCACGAGTCGCATTTTGCATCGCAATATTCAGGTCTTCATCTAAACCGACAGGAATCCAAAACTCCGCCGTTTCACCCAATGGTGTATCGATGAAAGCACCGGGAATCGCTTCAGCCCCCTCCTTTAACACCGTCAATCTAAAGGTTGCTCTCACAGATGCCTCAAGCGCAGTCAAAGCGACCTCGCCATCACCCTGTGTAAAATGACTATCTCCAGTGAAAAACATGCCGCCATCAACATTGACGCGATAGTAGGCGCTGGTACCTTCAACAAGGTCCTTTACATCCAAGTTGCCTCCGAAATATTGTGGCGGTACAGAGTGAATAGGAAACTCTTTATCTGGCGCAACGCCCATGATTCCCATAAACGGGTTAAGGGGAAACACGATATTCTTATCACCTGATGGTAACTTACCGAAGTACTTCTCACCCTCTTTGAAAATTGGTGACAAGATAGACACGTTACCAAAACGCTCTGGAAACTCCGCACTCGGATTAGGCTGCTGCTTTCTTCGCGGGTACTCTCCCACCAATGCACCTTTGCCATGGCGGTTTGAAATTACGCCATAAGGGACTCGCGGCTCAAGCTTAACGATATCGACTTTTAGAACGTCACCTTTTTTCGCCCCTTTGATCTCAACGGGTCCAGTAACAATATGTGGACCATCTTTAAAGAAATCATGCTCTAAATCCGATGAAGTAATCGCGACGGCATCCTCTAGAACAAACTCTTTAGAGTAACCGTGACTGCCAAAGTACTTGAGTGGGTTTCGTCCTTGATCCTCCAAAATGCCTTCATGCGACACTGTATCAAATACAACAACATCACCCGATTCAATCGCTGCAACCGGTGGCGTCAGCTTGTTTGGTAGATAACCCCATAAAATGGTATCTACGGTAGAAGGAATATAAAGACTGTCTGCATATTTACCCGATTCGATATAAGTTGGCTCATCAAAAAGCGGCTGCAAAACTTCAACACCATCCATCACTGCAGGCGCTGCCATTACTCCCATAGAGAAAGACCCTACCAATAACGCCATTATTGATTTTCTTATCATTACCACTTCCTTTATTATGTTTAAAAACATAACGTTAAGTGCAATGACCATGCCAAGGATATGGACTCTTATTCACTAAGGATGCATGGCTAGTTGTTTTCTCTTTTAGTGCAAGACTTAGGTGCAAGTTGCACTAAAAGTGTAACATCGAAGGAAGGTAGAGTAGGACAAACCGAACCATCTAGCCAAAGCTCATCCCAGTTTCTTTGCTGTTTAACCCTATTTAAGTTTACTTTCATCTATCTTGAAAAGCACCGGTGACGATGTCCCATATTTCCCTCCTGTTGAAGCACAAATAAGTGCAACCGGCGCCCCATCTAGGTCCTTAATGATCTGAGGTCGTTCGTAATTGCCTGATCTTGCCATGTCTTTAAGTTCGACTATCGTTTCATCGCTGTATTGTGATACTCCGTGAAAGGCCAGCTCTGGATCGTTGAACGTGATGCCATCAATTGAGGACATGATGATGCCGCGGACGTGATCTTGTAGGCCCATGTCTCGGGCGACCATGTGGAATTGGTCGTTCAAATAGAACACGGTTGCATCTTCAAGTTGGCAGTGTTCTCCCATTGGTTCGAAATCAACGATGGGGTTGGCATCCGATTTAATGTAGGGGCCTTCTAGAGTGTCAGAGACCGCAACGCCATACTTTCGATTTCCGTGTTTCTCTTGCCAGCTCTTTTTGTTCCATGCTTTGTAGTAGAGATAAAACTGGCCATTAGGGGCAACGCAAAAAGCAGGGTTACTTGTCACAAGATCATCCCACTCCCCCGGCAAGCCTGTGTCTATCAGTGGTGTATCTCCAATTCGGACAAATGGGCCTGATGGTTTGTCGGCAATTGCCATACCGATACGTTTACTTTCGACGACCTTCGTATAGCTGTCCCATGCTAACTCTACCCTGTGCTTTTCATCCTCTGACATGTTAGATGTGCGTTCATTGGGTGGGTTAAATGTACCTTCGTTTTCGCATACCAATATCATCTGGTTGAGGTCTCGTTTCGTCAGCTCAAAACTATTGCCATTGCTGCCCATGTATAGCATGACGTACTTGTCGCCGACTTTATGAACACAAGGATTATGGATGCTCCAGGCATCCCAACAATCTCCCCCTGCCCCTTCGAGGACGGTGCCTTGGTCGACAAATTCCGAATCGAGTGACTCTGCAATGGCATAGTTAACCTTGCAACTTATCACCCAAGAGGCGCGTGCATCATCCATTGACCAATTACTAAAGTAGACATGCACACGGCCTTGCTCATCGACAAAACCACTTGTCCCCCATACATGCTTGCCTTCAACTTCTAATATGCGACCACAGTAGTTAAGTGACAGTGCGAACTGCTTTTGTATGTTCGATGGCATAACAACCTCATTGTTTTCTGTAGAGTGGATTATTGTTGTAAGTTAAGCCATAAGACTTGCTCTGGCGTTAGCGATAACTGGCTAGCTTTAAAAGCTTCTCGAAGCTGTTCTTCATTTCGGGCACCAATGACAGCGAGGCTGCTGAAGGGTTGATTTAATACATAGGCCAATGCGATTTGCGATGTTGAAACGTCGAGCTCTGGTGCCAATGTGGCGGCTCGGTCATACTTCTTCCAGTTCGCGTCATTGTAGTAAACATCAACCATTTCGCGGTTGTCGAGATTGTCCGGTGAGTATTTCCCAGAGAAGAAACCTGCACCTTGGGGAGACCAGGCCACCAGTGGAATATTGTTGTCCTTGTGCCACTCCAGCATCTCAGCATTGGCTATTTCACAGCCTGGCCAGCGCGGCCGATTGCACGTTGCCAAGCTAAATCCCGGGCTATTGAAAGTAAATGGCGTTAGGTTGTTTTCTTGTGCGTATTGGTTTGCAGCGATGAGACGGTCAGTTTTCCAGTTCGACGCGCCAATTGCCCCTACTTTACCCTGCTGCACGAACTGATGCAGCTGATGCATGATCTCATCAACGCCAACCGCGGGGTCATCACGATGTAAGGCGTAAAACTCGACTCGCTCTGTTCTAAGCGCAGACAAACTGGTATTCAGGTCTTCGCTAATCGCTGTGGCTGATAAACGATGATGGGTTGGATTTTCTTGAGTTGGGTGACCACCTTTGGTTAACAATACAATCTTATCACGGTTTTCTCGCAGTGTTAGCCAGTCACCAATGATGTGCTCTGCTATCCCATAGTGTCTTGCAGTGTCGATTGTGTTGCCGCCCAGGGCAACGAAGGCATCCAAGAGTCGATACGCTCGCTCTCGGTCACTTTCTGTTAAGAAGCTTCCACTACCCAGTATTAAAGGCGTTACTTCGATTTTGTGTGCTTTGCTTTGCGAGTGCTGCTGCATTTTTATCACTTTCATCAAGCCTTTCCTGTTGTTAACTTATTTGTTTACCAATGATTAGGCAAAGGTAAACCAATGATAGTTATTTAACAGTGATGGTGCTCATAAAGTGGGGCGTAGGATAGAGGGATCAGAGTCAATTCTTGGAGCGGAGGTTGTTGCTTGGGGGTGTTATTGACTCTGATCCCTTTCGTTGATTATTCCGTCATTTCAACGGTGCTCTTTGCTTTGTCTCTTTTGGTGAGTTCAGCCTGGAATTTAGGGAAGGTTCTATTACCTTGAGAGACAACAGCGCTGATGGCACCACCCATCATGGCACCGACAAAGCCGAGGCTGACGACATCCTGACCGCACAAGAAAAGATTACTAAATGGCGTTTTGGCTTGGCAGTATTCCAAATGTTCTCGTCCAGGAACAAACGGAACTCCGTAAAAGCTGCCGCCAGGATGTTGGGTGAAAAACTCCATCGACAAAGGAGTCGATAACTCTTCATAGCAGATGGCGTCGCGTAATTGTGGATATTGCTGGCACACTGCTTCAATCACTTCATCGGTGAGTTGCTGCTTTAACGCTCGATAGTCTTTGCCTCTTCGCTTCCATGTTGTCCCCTGCCACTGTTCAAATTTGTCAGCGGACACTGTGCACGTCACCTCTGCGAGATGCGCGTCTTGCTGGCCTTGCTTTAGGCTTGGGAAACTCAAGAAATAGAAGGTGTTGTTTTTATTGAGTAGTTTCCCATTCGCTTTGCTCGGGTATAGCCAATAGTTGCTGTTGGAAAAGCCGAGCTCACTCGGGTCCCGGTCGAGCGCCAAGTATAGGCACAAAGTTCCCATAGAGCGTCCCCCTTGCTCCAAGGCATCAAACAGAGGCTTATCCAACAGTTTTCTATAGGTATTATAGGCACCTGCACTTGAGAGCACTTGCTGTACGTTGAGCGTCATTTCGCGCGCTTTAGGGGTGTGGTAATGCTCTATCACTTCTAATGCGGTGACTTTATCTTTCTCGGTGACGATGCGTTTCACTTTGACGTTGGTAAGACAATCGCCACCGTGAGCACGTAGCTCTTCGAGTAATATTTCGGCGACCGCCTTACTCCCCCCTTCTGGGTAATACGCACCTTGAAAATAGCTCCCCATCACTAAGGCATGTATTGCAAAATTACTTTCTTGTGGTGCAAGCCCATAGTCCCCCCAACGGGCGGCAATGATGTTCTTGAGCTCTGGTGAGGTAAACTTACGCTCGAGGTAATTGGCCAGCGTCTGTTGTGCACGTTTGTTGCCAAACCAATTTATCCCTTTGAGGATTGGCGCTATGGCTGAGGGCACAAGTTGGCTTGCAAATAAGCGGTGATACCACTGCTGAGTTTTCGCAATATCATCAAAATATCGCTCAATAGCATTTTTCTCATAGGGGAATTGCTTAATGAGTGACTGCTTGAAGTCATTACCCTGCTGGTGTACATCAAATTTCGCATCTTGGAAACGGATTTTATCGTAGTGTTCCGCTAATGGTCTCCAGCTGAGTTTGTCGTTGAAGATGTATTGGCTGATCTGCGCATCTAACCCCTTACCTTGGAGATTTCCGATATAGTGAACACCCACGTCCCACTCGTATTTTCTCTTGCGCTTGAAGGTTTGGGTTTGTCCGCCCGCTGTCCAGTGCTGCTCGAGTAAACACACTCGCTTTTTGTAGATTTTCGCTAACAACACAGCCGCCGTCATCGCACCGATGCCCGAGCCGATGATATGAATATCAAACTCTTGCTCTAACGTACTGCTTTCCTTTGTATTCATGCTTAAATCCTTTTGCTATTAGTCTCACCCGTTTGCACATTGGTGTTTATAGTAAGAACAATGAGATTTGTGGAAACCAAACCAGTAGGCACAGCCCAAATATTGCAATGAGTAAGAATGGCATCACGCCCTTTGCAATTGAGCCAAGCGAGCAGCGTGTAATATTGGCCGCAACAAATAGGTTAATCCCGACCGGTGGTGTGATTAAGCCTATCGACAGCGCTGTCATCAGCAGTACGCCAAACCAGGTTAAATCAATATTGAGTTCACGCACCACGGGCAAGAAGATGGGTAGCGTAATGTACATGATGGTGATGGCATCCATGAACATACCCGCGACGAGCAAGATAGCGAGGATCACAAACAAAATGATCTGCGGGTGTTCACTGATGGTGATTAAGATTTCTGAATACTCTACCACCAAGCCATCAATCTCGATGACCCAGCCAAATAGCCCAGCAAATGCCACTACAATCATCACAACGGCGGATGAGCATGCCGAATGAGCAAACGCAGTGTAGAGCTGTGTTAGGTTGATAGTGCGATAGATTAAGCTACCAACTGCGATGGCATAAACAGAAGCCACGATTGCCGCTTCAGTCGGGGTAAAAATACCCCCATAAATACCACCGAGAATAAGCACTGGGGTAAACAGCCCCCAAAATGCGTGGGCGAATGAGTGGCAAAGCCGGCTAAAGTAAGGTTGCTGTTTGTCTTGGGCTTGTAGAGAGATGGATTCTCCATCGTCATGCTCTGCGCTGTAAAATCGTGAGAAAGGCAGGATTAGGATCATTAAACTTCCCAGCATCAGCCCGGGAACAATCGTCGCTAAGAACAGGTCACTGATGGACGTCTCAGCAATCACGCCATAAATCACTAAGCCGATTGAAGGCGGTATGATCAGTGACAGTGCTGCGCCGGTTGACACTAAACCTGCAGCAAAGGGTTTGCTGTACCCCTCTTCTACCATGCCTTTTATAATCAGGGGTCCAATCGCCGCGACCGACGCTGGGCCAGACCCACTCACCGAGCCCCAAAAAAGGCACACAACGGTTCCAACTAGGCCCATGTTTCCAGGTAATTTTTCGACAAGCACCCGAAAGAATGTGATCATCCGTTCGGCGATCCCACTTATTCCCATGATGTTGCCGGCAAGAATGAAGAAAGGAATGGCTAAGAGGGTGTATTTGGAGCCGCTCGCGATCACCAAATCTGCTACCATATCCAGGCCAAATTCCATTTGCCACATGGCATACAGTGATGAGAGCGCCAGACAAAATGCAACCGGAACACCAATGATGATGAGCGCAAAGAACAGAATTATCATCTGGCTACCCGTGGATAGGTCCATAAATACAGCCTTATTTTATGATCACGCAGGGCGTTTAAATTGAGTTGATAACCATTCGAGCTGACGAATAATCATGAGTACAAACGCTGGCGGTAGTATTACGGTGTAATACCATGCCTTGGTTTGCAACGCACTGGTTCGAATCTGCAGTTGATATTGGTTTGATAGCAGATCCACCATGTAGTAGAGGATCACAACCAGTGTCGAGATGATGGCCACTGAAATCACCACTTGAAGAAGCCGACGCACTTTTACTGTGACGTTGTCGATAAGAAAGCCGACCGCGAGCAATTGGCCACGCTTTATGGCGATTGCCGAGCCATAAAGCGTGAGTGCCACCATCCCGTTGATGACGATCTCTTGGGTTGAAGCCAAGGAGTAGTTTGTCATGGTGCGCACCACGACATTTGAAAAACCAAGCACCAGCATAACGATAAATATCACTACGCAAATGACCTCTTCCAGATGTTGCCATGCTTTTTTCATTAATGTCGCGGTCCTATTTTCTTACTCTTAGCTGGTTTCATTTCGCACCAGAGATTTCTGAGGTTGTTCCCTAGCCTTCAAACAGCGCAACGATGTCTTCGCCAACTCTGTCTTTCCATTTGTTGTAAGAAGGTCGAGTCTGTTTTCTAAACGCATCTAATTGCTCAGGCGTAAGCTCTATCACTTCCATATCGTTATCGCGCAGTATTTGCACGCCATCTGCCGTTTTCTGGCGAGAGATATTCACTTGATATGCCATCGCTTCTTTAGCCGCTTTCGCTACTTTGTCTTGCGTCGTTTCATCAAGGCTATCCCATACTTTACGGCTCACTGCGAGGAAGATAGGGTCATAAGAGTAGTGCCACAGGGTAATGTTGCTTTGGATTTCAAATAGCCTTTGCGGAACAATAATCGCCCCTACTGGGTTTTCCTGACCATCGACCACCCCTTGCTGCAACGCTGGGAAGGTTTCTGCCCACTGTATTTGCTGTGGGTTTGCACCTAGATCAGTGAACACGTCAATATACATCGGCCCAGCGACACGCACAGACATGCCTTTTAAGTCATCCGGAGAGCTCACTGATTTCACGCTATTGGTTAGCTCGCGGAAACCATTTTCTCCCCACGCCAGTATGATGATGTTCTTTTCAAGTGCAATCTGTTCGATCTTCTTACCACCCTCGCCTTTAATGGCGTCATCCACTGCTTGGTAGCCATCAAATAGGTAAGGCAGTGAAAACACCGCCATTTCGGGGATTAAAGGCGTGACGTTGATAGCCGATGTGAGAACAAAGTCGATCTTATTGGCCCCAAGCATTTCAGCCTGCTTTATCTGGTCGCCACCAGTCAGCACTGAGTTTGGAAAGATACGAACTTTCATGTCGCCATCTGTCGCTTCTGCAAGCAGTTCATTGAACTTTTCTGCGCCCTGTTGCCAAGTTGTGGTGTTTGAGACGTTGTGCGATAAACGATAGGTTTTTGCATGAGCAGCGAAACCTACAGCCGATGATAAAAGAAAGATGCTGAGATACTTAACAGCAAGACGTATGCGCATAATAATATCCCTATAATTCAGTATGTAATGACACATGTGTGTAAATCCAGTTTTATTGAATCGTTACTGGGGTGTCAATCACTGAAATTGAATAGTGTGGCGCAGTGTTCATTAAATATCTTTCCCTTTAAAATCAGCATATTAAACAAAAAGACTATTGCACCAACTTTAACCATCATTGTGGAGTTAAATTATAACCACTTACCAGAAGACAATATATACAGCGTAAAAATCCACCAATGACACAACTAAGCTCTGTCACATGCCACTCAATTAAAGTATCTACAAACTCATCAATTAAACGGGCAGTATTTGTGACATTTCATCCACTCACAATGATCCGAAATCGTTTCATCATAAATCTCTGATCGTATATTTATCTTCATTCCAATATCAGAGCTCACCCCTTATTTCCGTGCGTTTCGTTGACATAAATCATGTCATTTGGCTTTTCAGAAACAGGGCAAAAAAAACGTGATTCACTCGGTTAGTACGAGGTTTTCACATGTGTATACTTCCGTTTAATTTATGAGCAGTTCGATAGCTAAACGCCTGTAGGAAAGGCAGTGTGAGACACTATTTAACGGAAGACAAAATCATGAAGGTTTATCGATTAGCGAACATACCAACTGAATATCAGGCTTTTGAACTGGATGTGGTGACCCTAAGCGAGCAAGTGGGTCGCAGTGAAATTATCAATAAGATGATGATGCCCCAATATTCCTTTGGGCCACTCTTACCCTACTGGGGAATGGTCTATCATCACTTTTCCCCAAACTTTAGCTCGGCTTTAATGAAGCCCGACATTTGCCTCTGGGACTCCCGCCTACTGCTAATGAACCAAGACGCTTATTTGGGTTTGCGTCACTATCTAGCACGCTTTGGTGAGTTTCTGCCGCTTCGCTGTGATGGCGGTATCTACTATGTGTTTAACTGCTTGACCGTTGCAGACGAAGATCGAGCGCTTACCAAGGTGAGGTATTTTGATGGCCATGAGGATGGCCTAGACTCACTCTCATTTGATCAAGACAGCTTGACGAATAAGTTGCTGTTCCGTTCACAAATGCAAGGGGGAACCTCGCTATTTTGCACGCAGACGTTTGTTGACCTTGTTCGGGAGTTTCAATTTGTTGGGTTGGCGTTTGATGAGGCTTTGGTTTCTGAGGCTTGTCCTTCCTAGAGGGTTAAAGTGAGTTTGAAGAATAGTAAGTAGATCAAACGAGATTTTGGGGCAAAGGCTATATCTTGCGCACAATAGACATGAAATCGAACCGTGTGCGGCTTATTAATCAAGAGTATAAACGCGCGTCATGCTAACAATCCACGTCAGCGAACAACTTAAGACCAGTGTCACTTAGTACAGTTACACTGGCCTACGCCCCCTTATTAGAACTTAACCATGTAAGACTCTGTTAGTGGTAGACGGAACTCTTTGCCCATCATGTCATACACGTTGAACTGAACGGTGTTCCAAGCATCTTCAAAGTTGTATTCAAACACACTATCACCCGTTTCGAGGCTCTGAGTTAACGTCCATTCGGTCGCGTAAGTTGATACGCCTTGGCCGTTACCGAAATCTTTATAAGGCGCGTCGGCTGGCACTCTGAATGGTACGGTGGATAACTTCATCATAGCGTTGCGTACACTGCTTGGCTCTGTGAGTTTGCTAGCGAAGTAGCTCGCATGAACAAAGCGACTTGGCGAGTTACCATTACCAATTGAGCCATAGTCGGTGTCTCGAGTCGAGTTTTCCCATGTTGGTTGAACCTTGTTACGCGTTTCGATCTGCTCTTTCATTGAAGGGTCGTTGGTCATCACTTGAGCTTCGTCACCACGATAGGTGTTCAACCCATCTTCATCCATCTCGATAACTAAGCGGTCACCACTTTTGTCCGTCACTGACCAGTGAAGTTTCATTTCCACTGGCATCCCATCCATCATGATTGAGCCATATTTCAGATCTGGTAGGGCTTTAACTACTTCATCAACGGAGGCGTAGTTAGCGAGCAAATATTCTGCGAATGTGAACTGAGTAATATCACTGTCACTGGTCACATCTTGCATCGTCATGTCAGGGTAAAAGAGCGTGTTAACCTGCATACCTTCACTGTTAACACCATCGCCAACGAGCTCGCCATAGGCAAAGACCGCTACCATGTCATATTTCACCGTATAAGTATCACCTAGACCATTGCCTTGAATAGAACGAATATCGCCTTTGTTGATATTACCCAATACAGGCTTGGTCGACTCCATCCAATCCATTGTGCGTGTAGTAAAGGTACCTAACTCCGTGTTCCAAGACACAGATGTGCACGCATGTGCAATTCCGCTTGTGAAAGACGCAGCAAGTAGAGCAAGAGTTATTGTTTTTAGCTTCATGTTTTTCTCCAAACCATTAGGGAACGATTTGGATATTACGCAGGATTAGACCATCCTATAAATCGCTTATGACGGATGGAACCCTCACTTAAGTCGTGGTTCTTGCCAATCGTTTTTCATTACTCAAAACATGTTGCGAATCAATAAGGCAAAAACTAGCGAAAGGCTGACTTATTATGCAGGATAAGATCCATCAAATCGAATTGGTAATAGTGGGCATGTCCAATCACAATCAGCGTTCAAAACCAACAACTTATGAGCCCTTCAAAACGTTCAGCTCATAGATAGCAAAGGCGATTGATAATGAACAATGACATCCAAAAAGAACTCGAAAGTATTGGCATTTGCCTAGTGTCTGACAGGCGCTTGTTTGTACCCCTGCGTCAAATTATAGAGCTCTCCAAATCAACCACTGATAAAGAGACTTTTGTGAAGAGCATCTATGCCGCCGATCAAGCCAATACTCAAATGAAGGCAGCTTTTTCCGTTTAGAGTTATTCAACTTCGAACGCCACGGCAACCTGCTGCAATTTATCCAAGTTGAGGTCTTGCTCTGTGATTTTTCGCGAGATCTCTTTGCCAGTGAAGTAGTAAGGTTGCAAGGCAAATTGGCTGTCTTTCGGTAGCGCGTAGTACAATGTCGCTGACTCGTCATACCAAAATTGAGCACTGATATATCCAACAAGCGCGTGCTCAAATTGGTGGTAGCCGTTGCCCCATTGGAACTGCTTAACCGATTTCGGCATCATGCCGACGCCGCCATAGTGATGGTCTACCCAGTATTGATGAAACGTTGTAGTCGTGAAGAAGAGTTGTCTCGTCCAGCTCTTATCGAGTTTATTTCCCTCTTTGATGGCGAGTGTCATTAGCGCTTGGTCTAACTCTGCCCACTGCCACGCGGAGATACCGTAGTTGTAGGTTTCACTTTTCCAAGAGTAGATCTCTTCAAACGGTATAGCGTTATACTCTTCTTCGCTCATTACCGTTTTTAAGTTAGTCTTTGGATAGCTAAAGGCGGCGCGCTCTAGTGTTTTCTGTATGCCTTTTTCTGCAAAGCTCTGCCACTCTTGGTTACCTAATGCCTGCCCAGTCAGATAAGTCATCCAATAGGCTTTAATCGTATGGCCAAAGTCGTTGTGCTTCGCGCCCTCTTTCATTACTGCTGGATGATGAATCGCGCCATAGAACCGCCACTCGTCGTCATCATGATAGAGGGCTAACATCTGTTTGGTCAGCCACTCTAAATCCTCTCGCCATTTTGCTTGATGAGGCTCAGGCAGTAGCGGCATAACAAGCAGCAAATAGCCGTTGATTTGATCTAGCTGAGCCACCAGCTCTAGCTGGACTTTTTTATCGACATCACTGTCCTCTAACACCCAGAGTAGTTGGTCATTGGCTTGGGTTCGGTATTTGTCGAAGATGAACGCCTGTTGGTCAATCAGAGCTTGTTCCACTGCGGGATCGCGTGTCAGATAGTAATAGAAAGCCAGGCCAACGATGGCATAGGCTTGGTCTTGTGAGGTACGCTGCTGCCACTTTAATCCCGGATTACCTTGCTCTCGATAGGTAATGTAGCCGTCGTTCTTTTCGTCGCGCAGTTCTTGTAATAGATAATCTACACCCGCTTTGGCGAGCGCGAGTGCTTCAGGGTCACCGGTCAAGTGATAACGCACACCATAGGCGTATATTTGGCGAGACTTCATGCGCGTGTAATCACGCCCAAATTCAGCCTTTATCCAAGAATGATTGACGAGTTCAGCACAGGGGGCATCAATATTAAGCACATCACCATTGTCACAGCGGAAAGTGGGGAAATTGCCTATCGGGCTCCCTTGAGCCG comes from the Vibrio astriarenae genome and includes:
- a CDS encoding AGE family epimerase/isomerase, which encodes MHFKSLLPILAISTFSCQAIAQSQPNYHTMLPNGDAWITHADKGLSPYWMASTAQGSPIGNFPTFRCDNGDVLNIDAPCAELVNHSWIKAEFGRDYTRMKSRQIYAYGVRYHLTGDPEALALAKAGVDYLLQELRDEKNDGYITYREQGNPGLKWQQRTSQDQAYAIVGLAFYYYLTRDPAVEQALIDQQAFIFDKYRTQANDQLLWVLEDSDVDKKVQLELVAQLDQINGYLLLVMPLLPEPHQAKWREDLEWLTKQMLALYHDDDEWRFYGAIHHPAVMKEGAKHNDFGHTIKAYWMTYLTGQALGNQEWQSFAEKGIQKTLERAAFSYPKTNLKTVMSEEEYNAIPFEEIYSWKSETYNYGISAWQWAELDQALMTLAIKEGNKLDKSWTRQLFFTTTTFHQYWVDHHYGGVGMMPKSVKQFQWGNGYHQFEHALVGYISAQFWYDESATLYYALPKDSQFALQPYYFTGKEISRKITEQDLNLDKLQQVAVAFEVE